A window of the Eleutherodactylus coqui strain aEleCoq1 chromosome 8, aEleCoq1.hap1, whole genome shotgun sequence genome harbors these coding sequences:
- the LOC136577410 gene encoding sulfotransferase 1 family member D1-like: protein MANHPTMKVVGGMPLLGPFAENWESVQCFQAREEDLLIATYPKSGTTWVSEVVDLMLQNGDVAKSQRGAIFERVPFLEYAVPDMPSGTEILDAMDSPRVIKTHLPVHLLPSSFW, encoded by the exons ATGGCTAATCATCCTACGATGAAGGTGGTCGGTGGGATGCCCCTCCTAGGGCCTTTTGCAGAAAACTGGGAGAGTGTTCAGTGTTTCCAGGCCAGAGAAGAGGACTTGCTGATCGCTACATACCCGAAATCTG GTACCACTTGGGTGAGCGAGGTTGTGGACTTAATGCTCCAAAATGGAGATGTTGCAAAAAGCCAACGTGGAGCCATATTTGAGCGGGTGCCCTTTCTGGAGTATGCGGTGCCTGACATGCCGTCAG GAACGGAGATCCTTGATGCTATGGACTCTCCCCGCGTGATTAAAACTCATTTACCCGTGCACCTCCTGCCAAGCAGCTTCTGGTAG